From Bacteroidota bacterium:
AGGAAAATTTCACACCAATAACCAATATGTCATCAATTTGCTCCTTGTCTCCCTTCCATTCTTCAATCTCATTATTGAGTTTTTCTTTTTGTATTGGCATTGGTAAATAGGCAATTTCAGAAATAAAGCGTTTGAAATTTTTTGTCATGTATTTTTTTCCGAGCGCTCCACCAAACTGATCAGCATATCCATCGGACGACATATAAACAATATCTCCTTTTTCCATTTGAAGTGTTTGGTTAACAAACGGAACTCGCTCAATGTGTCCTCCACCAATAGGTTGTTTTGTTGGGGCAATTTCGGATAGTATATTGTTTTTTATTACGTATAGAGGTCTGTTTGCTCCGGCAAAATCAATTTGTTTAGTGCGTTTGTTTATTCTGCACAGTGCAATATCCATTCCATCGCGCGATTCTGAACCGGGAATATTTTGTTTTAATGCTTTTGTAATTTCATCGTGTAGGTTATTTAGAATGAAAGAAGGATTGGTTACCACAGACTCGCCAACAATTTGGTTAAGAATATTATTTCCAATCATACTCATAAATGCTCCTGGTACACCATGTCCGGTACAATCGGCTGCTGCTATAAAACTGTACACTTCGTTTTTGTCGTAAAACCAGTAAAAATCGCCACTCACAATGTCTTTAGGTTTGTATAAAATAAAAGATTCGGGCAATATTTCGCTAATTTTTTCTGTTTTAGGTAAAATAGCTTCTTGTATTTTTTTAGCGTATTTAATACTGGCAGTTATGTCATCATTTTTGTGTCGAAGCTCTTCTTCGGTAAGCTGCTGTTTAATGATAGTTTCGGCCAGCTGTACATTTATTTTTTGCTTTTGTTTGTAGTTTCTAAAGATAAATGCTCCGCCAAGTAATGCAGCTAGAAGTAAAATTGCAATTCCAATATTTATATATAATTGTTGTTTTATTTTCGAATTTTTCAATTCTTGTTCGGTTGTGAGAAGTGCTATTTCTTTTTCTTTTTTGTCGGTATCGTATTTGGTTTGCATTTCGGCAATTATAGATGCATTTTCTTCTTCGTAAATACTGTCTTTTAGCGCAACACTTTTTTCTAAGTATTGATATGATTTTTTATAGTCGCCCGCAGTATATGCTGCAGTGGATAATTCCTCGTAGCATCGTTGTTGAAGATCTTTGTTGTTTATTTCTTTAAAATACACCAAGCTTTTTTCTAAATAATTAAATGCTTGGGAGCTTTTCCCCTTTTTAATTAATGTGCTACCTATATTAAGTTGCATTTTGGCAACTCCTGATGCATTTCCAATTTCTTCGTGTATTTCAATTGCTTCATTGTAAAGCTTTAAAGCTTCGTCATATTTTTGTTTGATGGTGTATATTGCTCCAATATTGTTTAGTGATTTTGCAACGCCCTTTCTATCGTTTAATTTTTTTTTCAATTCTAATGACATGAAATGATTTTCAAGTGCTTTATCATATTCATTAAGATGTTGATATGTCAGACCAATGTTGTTGTAGCATAACGCAATATCTCGCTCGTCCTTTATTTCTTTATTTAATTTTAGGGCTTCTTGGTAGTATTTTTGTGCGTTGGTATATAATTTTTGTGCAAGGTATATGTTGCCAATGTTTAGGAGTCCTTGCGATTGGGCTGCTTTGTCTTTTGTTTGTTCCGCTATATTAGCCGATTGTATATAATTGCTCAAGGCATTTTGATAATCTGATTTGTAGTAGTAACTGGAGGCTAAGTAATTGTAGCAAATAATTTTTTGATTGGTCGTAATTATTTCTTTATAGTTCGATAGAATGTAGTTAAGTGTTTGTATTGCTTTGTCGTAGTTGCCCTCGTTCATATATACATCGGCTACTCCTGTTTGAGCCGATACTAACGATTCAATTGTATTGTTATCATAGCACAACTTTATTACTTTGTTGTAGTAGTTTAAGGAGCTTTTATAGTCGCCTTTGTACAAAAAGGCTTCTGCCATGGCTTGTGTAGCTATGCGAACACCTTTCTTAAATTCTATTTTTTCGGAAAGTTGCAGCGCTTCGTATGCTTCTTTGTAGGCTGCATCGACATCGGTATTTAATAAAAGATTAGAAGTTTTTGTTTTTGCTATTACTCGCGTGCTGTCTTCTGCTGTGCTATTAATAATTTGCTTTAGGCTATCAAGCTTACTTTGTTTCCCCAATACAAATGTGCTATGCAATAAAAAAAATATGCACACAATTGTTACTAAAGAATAGTTCTTGGGTTTAAAAAGCATCTATAATATTACTAACAAATGAGCAATATCGCAAAAGCCTTAAAAGCTTGGGGGCTGCATGCGAGAATCGCATGCAGCCCCCAAGCTTTTACAATTCAATTATTTTCCGCCCAATTCGATTATTCTGGTTATCTGTCTGAACTCGTTTATGTTTATCTCTACCATGTATGTTCCGCAGCCATGTCCTAGCTCTGAAGCAGAGAACGGTACTTTATAGGTATTTGGTAATTGCTCCTGTTCGTTGTATTCTGCAATTACTTCGCCAAGTAAATTGTACACTTTAACAGAAACGTTTGCGCGTTCCGAAATTTTATACTCTACTGTAGTGCTTCCGTAATATGGATTTGGATACACTTTAATAAATCCATCACTCATTACCGATTTTGGAATAGAGGTAAGTGTAGCAGATGTAATCGTAATTAGATTAGAATCTGCAGCAAAATCTATTCCTGTAAAGACGGTGTCGGTTGGAGTTACAGAAATACTGTAGGTGGTATCCATTGGAAGTCCGGGTATGCTTACATAAACAAAGTAATTTCCAATGTCTATGTTTTCAAATTCAAACTGACCTGTGCTGTCTGTTTGAGTTACAGCCGAAATACTTCCGGAAGGTTTTTTTCCAAGACTAACATCTACATCTGTTACTGGGTCTCCTTTTTTCTTAAAGCCTAGTCCTTCTAAAACGGTACCTGCAATTCTAGCAAAGCCGGTTGGTGGAACTACTTCAAATAGAGTAATATCTGCGGTATAGGTGTTTGCACACTGTACGCCAAGCTTTGTGGCTTTATCCCAAGCAATGGTATCGTTTGGTATTGCATAAAAAGTGCCGTAGGTATTGCTGTATGTTCCAATCGACTTATCGGCTTCGGCAAATACAATGAAGGAGTCTGGTAAAATATTGGTAAAGGTATAAGTGCCATTTGTAGCATTTAAATTTACCAATTGTACGGTATCCATTTTGCTACCAAAACTATAACGTAGTAATACTGCCGTTCCTTGTGTTACCGCTCCTCCGCTGTAGGTTACGGAACCTGTAAGGGTTCCTGCAGGGATTACGTTTACTGTAGTTGTTGCCGTGTCACTGCAAGTTATACCTGCACTGCTGTTTTGTATTACAAGAGAATAAGTTGTATTTGTGGTTGGTGAAACAAAATAATTTTGTCCATTGAATCCTCCTGGCATCCATAAATAGTTTGTAGAATTAGTTGATTTTAAAAGGGCTGTACCGCTTTTACATATTAATGTATCTGCATAAACGATATTAGCACTAGGTGCAGCAATAGAAATAATGGCAATTGTCTTAGTATTTATACAGGTATTTAAGTCAGTACCAAATACGGTTAAGCTAGTTATAGCGTTGCCTGGTATTGTGGGGGTAAAGAATACAGTGTCGTTTTGTAGTTCGTTAAACGTTCCATTAACTGAGGTATTCCACGCATAGTAACTTGCTCCGGTTGTTATTAATCCGACTTTGGTACCAGAACAAACAGTTGTTGTATTTAACGCTGTTATTGTTAATGCAGGTAATGAATTCACTGTAACCGATATAGCTGCGGTATTTGTACATCCATTTGCATTAGTAACTAATACCGAATACGTTGTATCTATAGATAAAGTACTTGTAGTTATTGCACTTGTTGTATTCCCTGAGCTCCATAGGTATGCATAACCACTTCCAATCGTTGCTGATAGATTTGCAGCTTGACCGAAACAAACAGTAGAATCTCCAGTAATACTCAAACTAAATTGATTAGGCTGAGTGATTATTATATTTATAGAATCGATTGAACATCCATTGCCATCTGTTATGTGTACAGAATATGTACCTAAAGGAATACCGGTAACATCTTCCGCTGTCGATGCATTACTCCAAATAAAGGAATAATTTCCAACACCTCCTGAAGGAGTTATATCAATTGAGCCTGTTGATTTTCCAAAACAATCAACATTAGTTATATTGATTGAAGTAGATAGCGCTGCAGGCTGTGTAATAGAAATGTTTGTCAAGTCAAATACACAATTGTTATTATCAGTAATATGTACAGAATAGGTTCCTACTGATAGTCCTGTTACATCTTCGGTTGTAGCACCATTCTTCCATAGGAATGAGTAAGGGAAAGTTCCACCTATTGGGTAAATATCTACTGATCCGGTTGAAGTTCCGAAGCAGGCAACATTTAAGGAGCTTGAAACTGCCGCTGTTAAAGCACTTGCAGGCTGTGTAATAGAAATGTTTGTCAAGTCAAATACACAATTGTTATTATCAGTAATATGTACAGAATAGGTTCCTACTGATAGTCCTGTTACATCTTCGGTTGTAGCACCATTCTTCCATAGGAATGAGTAAGGGAAAGTTCCACCTATTGGGTAAATATCTACTGATCCGGTTGAAGTTCCGAAGCAGGCAACATTTAAGGAGCTTGAAACTACCGCTGTTAAAGCACTTGCAGGCTGTGTAATAGAAATGTTTGTCAAGTCAAATACACAATTGTTATTGTCAGTAATATGCACAGAATAGGTTCCTACTGATAATCCTGTTACATCTTCGGTTGTAGCACCATTCTTCCATAAGAACGTGTAAGGGTAAGTCCCTCCTACTGGAGCAATATCTATCACACCTGTTGCATTTCCAAAGCATCCTACATTTATGGAGCTTGTAACTGCCGCTGTTAATGCTGCCGGTTGAGTAACTTGTGTTGTAAATGTTTTTATACATCCCAATAAGCCTAAATCTTCTATTGTTACGCTATAGGTGCCTGCTAAAAGCCCGTTAATGTTACTTGTGGTAGAACCTCCGTAAGACCACAGATAGTTATATGGACCGGTACCATTTGCTAAGGAGGTGTTTATACTACCAGAAGAATTACCATTACAATTTACATTGGTAGGTGTAAGTGTAGCACTAAATCCAGGAATTAAACCAACTGTTTGATTTGTGGAGGTAATAGAGCAGCCTAATGAATCTGTAACCGTAACAGAACTTTGAAAATTGGCAGCAAGTCCATTAATCATAGGTGCGGTGGATCCACCATTGCTCCATGAAAATAGATAGCCTCCAAGTCCATTGCTTGGCCAACCTCCACTAGGGAATACATTAAGCTCTCCATTGCTTTGTAGGCAAGTGGCAGGCTTCATATTTAAACTATCTATTTGTAATGCCTTGAATGGTTGTGAAATATAGGTATAAGCAATTGTCGTGCACCCATTATTTTCTGTTACAACTACGTTATACGAATTTGATGCCAAATTATTGACCGTTTGCGTTGTTTTTCCATTAGACCATTGATAGGTATATGGCAATGATCCTCCAATTGGATTTACGGTGGCAACACCATTGCTATCGCCTTTGCAGCTAACGTTAGTATGGATTATAGTTGCAGCTAAGTCGCAACTGTTTGTATAAGTAAAACACGCAGAAAATTCGGAGGTGTTATTGTTGGGCGATTTTTTTGTGATAGTGGCAAAAACCTTATCTATATTCTTTTGCAGATTGTAATTGCCGGACAAAGTCCAACTACTGCCGGAAACAGCTGCTTTCCCTAAAAATTGTAGTGCTGAATTACAATTAGAGAGATCTGATTTATATACCTCTACGGTGTCTTGATCATAGCCACTATTAGGTGTAACTCCTGAAATATAATACAGGTCTGTTGCTGTAATAGTAGGGGTTTGTACCACCCCTTGTGCATTGTTTTGCAATACAATTGGCTTAAATGAAACATTCCCTATTTTAGCTTTTATAATATTTTGAGTTATTCTGTTGGCGTATGTTCCGGAACCGTCTAGCTCAATTCCGTTTAGGTCATTATAAAAAACAAGATTAGAGTCGTTTAGTAAAGGCCCTCCCACTAAATTATTATTAGCTCCTCCCTCAAACCTAATCCCTACTTTCTGGTAAGGGAATCCCGTTACCTGATTTTTTGTTTTTGAACATCCTATGAAATTACCCTTTATCGTATTCCCTGTGCTTTGAGAGCCTTTTAACAGTATTCCGGCATCATAATTGTCAGAAATGACATTTTTGGCAGCACCTGGGCCACCAATTATGCAACTGTTTGAATTGTCAATTAAAACTCCTTTGTATTGCAGAACGCTTCCTATAATCTCATCTTCTCCTGTTGCTCTTAAACCTAAATAATTACCTTGAACAATCGTTCCATTAGCATTTTGCAAATCTATCTGTTTGTCATTTCCGGCAATAATATTTCCATCTCCTGAAGCTGTTCCTCCAATCGTATTATTAGCAGAACTCATAATTTTAATCCCCGTAGGAGCCATAGATATTCCTGTAGCTGTACTTCCATCATTTTTCAATCCAATTATATTTCCCTGTATTTTATTGTTGCTTGTAGACGCTATATTATTTATTTCTATAGCAGCAATGGTATTGCCGTATATTACATTCGCATTATTGGGATTGTTATTTCCTATCTGATTCCCATTTCCCCCTGTTATCCTAATTCCATAAAGTTGCTTATCTAAAGCATTTCCCAGTATATCAGCACCAATCAAACATCCATATACTTGGTTGTCTTGCCCACCACTAATTACAATTGCTTCACTTACAAAATCAGAAATTACCAATCCTTTAATAATATTATGTTTGCCTGTAATCTCAAAAGCTCGACTTACTGTACCATTACCATTATTGTTACTGATAATAATTTTATGCTGAGTTGTTAGAGGATTTGCAGCAGTAGCATCAAATATACTTACTGTATTTGCAACAGCACCGGGCTGAGAAAAGCCATTAATTTCTACTCCATCGTTATCAGAAATCATTAAAGGGCTGTCTAAGTAAATTATATGCGGTCCTCCTCCTGCTATATTGAAGTTAATTACATCAATACCAGGGGATGCTGTTGCGCTATAAATAGCGTTTCTCAAAGAGCCTGCACCGCTATCATTTGTGTTTGTTACAGTATAAATGGCTTGCGAATACGAGTATGATGTTACGCATGCTAATAATAAAAAAAAGGAAAGTAGTTTTTTGGTTTGCATAGTAATTGCATTAAGAGGTTCGATTGAATATACAAAATAATCGACAAACACTAAAATTTTATACGTAAAGAAATTAATTGGGTTTCACTTGCAAGTATAATTTCCCTGCATGATTTATAGAATCGGCTACGGAAATAAATTTATGTCCAATGACGGTACTTATTTTTTTGTTGCTGAACTTTTTTTCAGATAATGCTACTGTAGCCGTTTGGCGAGTTACATAAGGGATTCCTCGGGTAAACAATAGTCGCAAGGCATCTAAGCGCCATGCAATTGCTAACAGTGCTTTGTTAAGCTTAATAGAAGGAGGTTTTGCACCTACACTAGTAGCACATTGTGTAAAAAAATCTTTGAACGAGATATTTTCAGAATTTACAATGAAGCGTTCTGCGGTAATAGGGCTATTCATCAGTTTTACCATGCAATCTGCTACATCACGTACATCCACATAGCCGGTTGTTCCAAGTGTGTATGCCGGAATGCCTTTGTATGCTTTCGCAAAAATAACCGCACTCGATTTTTTCCAATCTCCTGGACCAATTATGTAAGATGGATTTACAATTACGGCATTTAAGCCTTCTTCAATTCCCCGCCAAACCTCCATTTCCGACACAAATTTACTGATGGCATAGTGCGAATTGTTTTTATTCGATTTCCAAATACAGTGTTCATCCACTTCATTGTTTTGAGTTGGATTTCCAAGAGCTGCAACGGAACTTACGTGGATTAATTTTTTAATCTTGTGTTCTAAACACCCATTTACAATATTTTGCGTGCCATTTATATTCGTTTTGTAAAGCTTGTCTTTGTGTTTGGGATTAAATGATACATATGCTGCACAATGATACACGTATTCGCACTCTTTTGTCAATTCAAAAACAATGCTTGAGTCGGTAATATCACCTTCTACCCACTGGATGGTGTCAATTAATTTTTGATAATTTTCGGTATAAAACGAAAATATTTTTTCTACTTCTTTTATGCGATCTTTTGTGCGCACCAATGCTTTTACCTTTTCGCCTTGTTGCGCCAATTTAAGCAGCAAATGTGCTCCAACTAATCCTGTTCCACCGGTAACGAGTATCAAAACGGTTTTTGTTTATATTTAGGTCAAATTTAGTTTTTAAACTTAATATAATATGAATTTTATTGAAGAGTTGCGTTGGAGAGGTTTGTTGCACGATGCAATGCCAGGAACAGAGGAGCTGTTAGCTAAAGAGATGGTTAGCGGATATATTGGTTTCGACCCTACGGCAGATTCGCTGCATATTGGCAGTTTGTCTCAGATTATGACATTGGTTCGCTTTCAGTTGGCTGGTCACAAACCTATTGCATTAATTGGCGGAGCAACCGGTATGGTGGGCGATCCAAGCGGAAAGTCGGAGGAGAGAAATTTGCTGGATGAAGCAACTCTTACCAAAAACATTAACGGAATAAAAAAACAGTTAGAGAAATTTTTAAATTTTGATTCCGGTGCCACCAGTGCAGAATTGGTAAATAATTACGATTGGATGAAAGACCAATCTTTCTTGGGCTTTATACGTGATGTCGGTAAGTTTATTACCGTTAATTATATGCTAGCTAAAGATTCGGTAAAGAATAGACTAGAGAATGGAATGAGTTTTACCGAATTCAGTTATCAATTATTGCAAGGCTATGATTTTTACTGGCTGTACAACAATAAGAAATGCAAGTTGCAAATGGGTGGATCCGATCAATGGGGCAATATTACTACCGGTTCGGAGTTGATACGCAGAAAATCTGGCGGAGAGGCTTATGCGCTTACTACACAACTAATAAAAAAATCGGACGGAAGTAAATTCGGAAAGTCAGAAGGCGGAAATATTTGGTTGGATAAAGAAAAAACATCTCCATATAAATTTTATCAATTTTGGTTAAATACAAGCGATGAAGATGCAAAGTCCTACTTGCGCATATTTACATTGCTTTCTCAGGAAACAATTTTAGCTATAGAGAACGAACACGCCAAAGCTCCGCATTTGCGATTGGTACAAAAGGAGTTGGCTAAGGATATTACCATTCGAGTGCATTCGCATCAAGATTATGAAACAGCGGTAGAAGCTTCTGAAATATTATTTGGCAAAGGAACATCGGAAAGTTTGTCTAAGTTAAGTGAGAATGATTTTTTATCGGTTTTTGAAGGTGTACCTACCTTTTCTGTTTCAAAGAATGAATTGCATGCGGGTATTCCAATAATTGATTTTTTGGTGGAGAAGGCAGCGGTATTCCCTTCTAAATCGGAAGCTAGAAAGATGTTGCAGGGTGGTGGTGTTTTTATCAATAAAGAAAAAATGGAAGATGTAAATGAGTCAATTACCACAACCAAGCTGATAAATAACAGATATATAATTGCTCAAAAAGGAAAAAAGAATTATTACTTAATTAAGGCAGAATAGCAAGGATGAAGCGTTGGAGCATAAAACAAACCGCAGATAAAAGTACTGTTGAGAAATTAGGCAAAATGCTAAATGTAAGCGAGCCTATTGCTCAGCTATTGTACCAACGCAACTTAACCGATTTTGAAGATGCGAAAATTTTTTTCAGACCCGATTTAAATAATTTACACAATCCATTTCTAATGAAAGATATGGATGCGGCTGTAACTCGCATCCAAAAAGCAATAGCAGGTAATCAAAAGATTTTGATTTACGGAGATTACGATGTTGACGGTACAACAGCCGTAGCCTTGGTATATAGTTTTTTGAGTACCATTTATTCTAATTTGGATTACTATATTCCAGATAGATACGCAGAGGGGTATGGTATTTCCTTTCAAGGCATTGATTTTGCGAAGCAAAATAGTTTCGATTTGATAATTGCACTCGATTGTGGAATAAAATCGCACGATAAAATTGAGTATGCAAATTCGTTGGGAATAGACTTTATTATTTGTGATCATCATCGTCCGGGAGAAACAATCCCCGCTGCTGTGGCGGTACTTGACCCTAAGAGAGAAGATTGCAGCTATCCTTTTAAGGAGTTGAGTGGCTGCGGTGTTGGATTTAAATTAATGCAGGCATTGTGTATTAAACTCAATATTGATGTAGAAAAATTATATCCTTATTTAGATTTAGTGGTTGTAAGCACAGCAGCCGACATTGTTCCTATTTATGGCGAGAACAGAATATTAGCCTACTATGGCCTTAAGCAAGTGAATGCCAATCCACGTCCCGGCATTAGAGCGATACTGGAATTGAATAAGATTAAAAAGCAATTAAGTGTAAGCGATTTGGTTTTTTATATTGGACCGCGGATTAATGCCGCAGGTCGCATTGACAAAGGAAAAAGAGCTGTTGAGTTATTGATTTCAAAAACAAAAAAAGAAGCAGAGGAATTTGGTGCAGGAATAAATACAAGCAATACAGAGCGTAAAACAATTGATAGCACCATCACTCAAGAAGCCCTAGCTTTGATAGCAGCTGATGAGAATTTTGGTTCTCGAAAATCTACCGTGTTATTCAACCCGGGGTGGCATAAAGGAGTAATAGGTATTGTGGCATCTCGTTTAATAGAAAAGTATTACAAGCCAACCATTATACTTACAGAGTCGAACGGCAAGGCTACCGGCTCGGCTAGGTCGGTGAAAGATTTTGATGTTTACGAAGCTATAGATGCATGTAGCGACTTATTGGAGCAGTTTGGTGGGCATAAATATGCTGCAGGACTTACTATGTTACCCGAGAATGTAGATGCGTTTATTCAGCGATTCGAACAGGTTGTTAGTTCTACCATTCAAGACCATTTATTAATTCCGGAAGTGGAAATTGATGTAGAGGTTGATTTTAAAGATATTACTACCAAATTTTACAATGTACTTAAACAGTTTGCTCCGTTCGGTCCGGATAATATGAATCCTGTATTTGTAACCCGTGGGGTGATTTGCAAAGGCTATGCACGAATAGTTGGGGAAACACATATCAAGTTTGATGTGTTTCAGCCGGAAAGTAAAGAGAGTATATTTTCTGCCATCGGTTTTGGATTGGCCGGAATGTATGATAAAATTCAAACCTCAGTACCCTTTGATATCTGTTATACCATCGAAGAAAATGATTGGAATGGTATAGTAAACCTTCAATTGAATATTAAGGATATTCGGTTTTTGGAGTAGGGGTGTATTCCTAGAAAA
This genomic window contains:
- a CDS encoding tyrosine--tRNA ligase; the protein is MNFIEELRWRGLLHDAMPGTEELLAKEMVSGYIGFDPTADSLHIGSLSQIMTLVRFQLAGHKPIALIGGATGMVGDPSGKSEERNLLDEATLTKNINGIKKQLEKFLNFDSGATSAELVNNYDWMKDQSFLGFIRDVGKFITVNYMLAKDSVKNRLENGMSFTEFSYQLLQGYDFYWLYNNKKCKLQMGGSDQWGNITTGSELIRRKSGGEAYALTTQLIKKSDGSKFGKSEGGNIWLDKEKTSPYKFYQFWLNTSDEDAKSYLRIFTLLSQETILAIENEHAKAPHLRLVQKELAKDITIRVHSHQDYETAVEASEILFGKGTSESLSKLSENDFLSVFEGVPTFSVSKNELHAGIPIIDFLVEKAAVFPSKSEARKMLQGGGVFINKEKMEDVNESITTTKLINNRYIIAQKGKKNYYLIKAE
- the recJ gene encoding single-stranded-DNA-specific exonuclease RecJ, with the protein product MKRWSIKQTADKSTVEKLGKMLNVSEPIAQLLYQRNLTDFEDAKIFFRPDLNNLHNPFLMKDMDAAVTRIQKAIAGNQKILIYGDYDVDGTTAVALVYSFLSTIYSNLDYYIPDRYAEGYGISFQGIDFAKQNSFDLIIALDCGIKSHDKIEYANSLGIDFIICDHHRPGETIPAAVAVLDPKREDCSYPFKELSGCGVGFKLMQALCIKLNIDVEKLYPYLDLVVVSTAADIVPIYGENRILAYYGLKQVNANPRPGIRAILELNKIKKQLSVSDLVFYIGPRINAAGRIDKGKRAVELLISKTKKEAEEFGAGINTSNTERKTIDSTITQEALALIAADENFGSRKSTVLFNPGWHKGVIGIVASRLIEKYYKPTIILTESNGKATGSARSVKDFDVYEAIDACSDLLEQFGGHKYAAGLTMLPENVDAFIQRFEQVVSSTIQDHLLIPEVEIDVEVDFKDITTKFYNVLKQFAPFGPDNMNPVFVTRGVICKGYARIVGETHIKFDVFQPESKESIFSAIGFGLAGMYDKIQTSVPFDICYTIEENDWNGIVNLQLNIKDIRFLE
- a CDS encoding tetratricopeptide repeat protein; its protein translation is MHSTFVLGKQSKLDSLKQIINSTAEDSTRVIAKTKTSNLLLNTDVDAAYKEAYEALQLSEKIEFKKGVRIATQAMAEAFLYKGDYKSSLNYYNKVIKLCYDNNTIESLVSAQTGVADVYMNEGNYDKAIQTLNYILSNYKEIITTNQKIICYNYLASSYYYKSDYQNALSNYIQSANIAEQTKDKAAQSQGLLNIGNIYLAQKLYTNAQKYYQEALKLNKEIKDERDIALCYNNIGLTYQHLNEYDKALENHFMSLELKKKLNDRKGVAKSLNNIGAIYTIKQKYDEALKLYNEAIEIHEEIGNASGVAKMQLNIGSTLIKKGKSSQAFNYLEKSLVYFKEINNKDLQQRCYEELSTAAYTAGDYKKSYQYLEKSVALKDSIYEEENASIIAEMQTKYDTDKKEKEIALLTTEQELKNSKIKQQLYINIGIAILLLAALLGGAFIFRNYKQKQKINVQLAETIIKQQLTEEELRHKNDDITASIKYAKKIQEAILPKTEKISEILPESFILYKPKDIVSGDFYWFYDKNEVYSFIAAADCTGHGVPGAFMSMIGNNILNQIVGESVVTNPSFILNNLHDEITKALKQNIPGSESRDGMDIALCRINKRTKQIDFAGANRPLYVIKNNILSEIAPTKQPIGGGHIERVPFVNQTLQMEKGDIVYMSSDGYADQFGGALGKKYMTKNFKRFISEIAYLPMPIQKEKLNNEIEEWKGDKEQIDDILVIGVKFS
- a CDS encoding T9SS type A sorting domain-containing protein encodes the protein MQTKKLLSFFLLLACVTSYSYSQAIYTVTNTNDSGAGSLRNAIYSATASPGIDVINFNIAGGGPHIIYLDSPLMISDNDGVEINGFSQPGAVANTVSIFDATAANPLTTQHKIIISNNNGNGTVSRAFEITGKHNIIKGLVISDFVSEAIVISGGQDNQVYGCLIGADILGNALDKQLYGIRITGGNGNQIGNNNPNNANVIYGNTIAAIEINNIASTSNNKIQGNIIGLKNDGSTATGISMAPTGIKIMSSANNTIGGTASGDGNIIAGNDKQIDLQNANGTIVQGNYLGLRATGEDEIIGSVLQYKGVLIDNSNSCIIGGPGAAKNVISDNYDAGILLKGSQSTGNTIKGNFIGCSKTKNQVTGFPYQKVGIRFEGGANNNLVGGPLLNDSNLVFYNDLNGIELDGSGTYANRITQNIIKAKIGNVSFKPIVLQNNAQGVVQTPTITATDLYYISGVTPNSGYDQDTVEVYKSDLSNCNSALQFLGKAAVSGSSWTLSGNYNLQKNIDKVFATITKKSPNNNTSEFSACFTYTNSCDLAATIIHTNVSCKGDSNGVATVNPIGGSLPYTYQWSNGKTTQTVNNLASNSYNVVVTENNGCTTIAYTYISQPFKALQIDSLNMKPATCLQSNGELNVFPSGGWPSNGLGGYLFSWSNGGSTAPMINGLAANFQSSVTVTDSLGCSITSTNQTVGLIPGFSATLTPTNVNCNGNSSGSINTSLANGTGPYNYLWSYGGSTTSNINGLLAGTYSVTIEDLGLLGCIKTFTTQVTQPAALTAAVTSSINVGCFGNATGVIDIAPVGGTYPYTFLWKNGATTEDVTGLSVGTYSVHITDNNNCVFDLTNISITQPASALTAVVSSSLNVACFGTSTGSVDIYPIGGTFPYSFLWKNGATTEDVTGLSVGTYSVHITDNNNCVFDLTNISITQPASALTAAVSSSLNVACFGTSTGSVDIYPIGGTFPYSFLWKNGATTEDVTGLSVGTYSVHITDNNNCVFDLTNISITQPAALSTSINITNVDCFGKSTGSIDITPSGGVGNYSFIWSNASTAEDVTGIPLGTYSVHITDGNGCSIDSINIIITQPNQFSLSITGDSTVCFGQAANLSATIGSGYAYLWSSGNTTSAITTSTLSIDTTYSVLVTNANGCTNTAAISVTVNSLPALTITALNTTTVCSGTKVGLITTGASYYAWNTSVNGTFNELQNDTVFFTPTIPGNAITSLTVFGTDLNTCINTKTIAIISIAAPSANIVYADTLICKSGTALLKSTNSTNYLWMPGGFNGQNYFVSPTTNTTYSLVIQNSSAGITCSDTATTTVNVIPAGTLTGSVTYSGGAVTQGTAVLLRYSFGSKMDTVQLVNLNATNGTYTFTNILPDSFIVFAEADKSIGTYSNTYGTFYAIPNDTIAWDKATKLGVQCANTYTADITLFEVVPPTGFARIAGTVLEGLGFKKKGDPVTDVDVSLGKKPSGSISAVTQTDSTGQFEFENIDIGNYFVYVSIPGLPMDTTYSISVTPTDTVFTGIDFAADSNLITITSATLTSIPKSVMSDGFIKVYPNPYYGSTTVEYKISERANVSVKVYNLLGEVIAEYNEQEQLPNTYKVPFSASELGHGCGTYMVEININEFRQITRIIELGGK
- a CDS encoding NAD-dependent epimerase/dehydratase family protein, encoding MILVTGGTGLVGAHLLLKLAQQGEKVKALVRTKDRIKEVEKIFSFYTENYQKLIDTIQWVEGDITDSSIVFELTKECEYVYHCAAYVSFNPKHKDKLYKTNINGTQNIVNGCLEHKIKKLIHVSSVAALGNPTQNNEVDEHCIWKSNKNNSHYAISKFVSEMEVWRGIEEGLNAVIVNPSYIIGPGDWKKSSAVIFAKAYKGIPAYTLGTTGYVDVRDVADCMVKLMNSPITAERFIVNSENISFKDFFTQCATSVGAKPPSIKLNKALLAIAWRLDALRLLFTRGIPYVTRQTATVALSEKKFSNKKISTVIGHKFISVADSINHAGKLYLQVKPN